The genomic DNA ATTCCTCGATGGCCACCACCATCGCCGAGTTGACGCTCTGCGCGTCACCGCCGGCGATCTGCTTGATCTGCTCGTACGTCTCATCCGGCAGTCGAAGCCGTGTCTCAGCCATACGACCGACGGTACCACTTTTTGGTACCACTTCCCGGTGACATGACGGGCCTTAAGGCCCTCTTCCTTCGAACCGGTCTTGCTCCAAGAGAAGTACCCATGGTGCAGCGTGGCGGACAGGGCTGCCTCAGGCCGCGCATGAGCCCCGGCGAGCACAGACTGAACGGAGCAGCTCCGCCTGCCCGTACTGGCCCCGCCCCCCGGCCGGCTCGCCTTCGCCTGGATCGCTTGAGGGCGGCGACAAAGTTGCACAGGCAGATGTCGCCCACGCCCCGGAGGCGAACGAGCCGCAATAGGAAAGTCGACGCTACTCCTCCGTCAGTACCAGACCCGTCTGACAGGCGTTCTACCCGGACGGGTCACCTGGCTTGACGTCGGTGCCGCCGATGCCGCAGTGCCCGTCAGAGCTTTCGACAGCGTGACGGTGGTTTGGGGGTGTATTGGAGCTCAGCTCAAGCAGCGGGAGCCCGAGGCGTCAGACGGACCTCGACATCCGCGTCCAAAGCACGCGCCAGGCGCTCCAGCACCGGCAACGTCGGGATCGTTCCGCCTGCCTCGAATCGCGCCACCGCCGACTGGGTCATGCCGGCCGCGCGCGCCAGGTCGTTCTGACTCCAGCCTCGCCCTTCACGCATCGCCCGGACCGTCTTACCCAGCTCGTAGGCGATACGTGTGGCCTCATAGGCCTCAGCCGCACCTGGCTCGGCCATCCGGCGATCTCTGAGCTCTCGCCAGCTCCCTTGCCCGCTCATACCGCTTCTTCTCCCTCATCGACGGTGTGCGCCAGCTCGGCACAGCGACGCATGGCTCGCCGAGCCCGCTCAACCTCAAGATCATCGCGCGTCCGCGTTTTGTGGAACACGGTCAAGAGCACGATCCGGCGGCCGGTCGCGATCCAGTAAGTGATTCGCACAGCGAACTCGTCGAGGTGAAAGCGGAGCTCGCGAAGCTTTCCGTCAAGTTGCTTCGTGTAGGGCTCCCCCAGCAGAGGGCCCTCCGCCGCCAGCAGATCGACATAGAAAGCCACCCTCGCGAACGACGCCGCAGGCAGATCTTCGAGCCACTTCCGAACTTCTGGTTCCAGCTCTACGGTACCCCAGCTCATAGCGTTGATGCTATGAACCGTAGCTCTGTCGTACCTTGCTTTCGCCTCAACAGGCGCTCCACTCGGACGGGTCACCTAGCTTGACGCTGGTGCCGCCCGGTGTGCAATGACCGTTCAGGCCGGAGTTTGTCAGCTTGGGCGCTTACGCCGACGAGGCGGCTTGGCGAGATCACGACAGCGAGTCACCAGATCATCTATTCCGGCAGGTTCGGGTCCGCGCCACCGTCGTCACAGCAGGCGGGTTTGGTACGTTCACCCACCGGTGGTGCGTCCAGCCCGCATACCTCCCACAGCGAGGTGTAGACATCGTGCGTCCGGTTGCGCTCATCATGAGGTCCCAGCATCAGAACCCATGCATGACCCGGCTCTTTGAAGGCGACCACGACGCGCATGGCGCCTCTCAAATGCTTGACGCACAGCCGGCTCACCGGGAGTTCCCCCGTGAGCCGATATCCAAGGGCCGCGCAACCCCGCGCTTCCAAATCACCGACAAAGGCGACGAACGACCTGAGATCCGCCCCGCGCAAGGTCTCAGCGTGCTTCTCCGCGAGAACCGAGAGATAGACCTCAGTCTTCACCGGCAGTCAGCTCCGAATTCTTGGAACTCCACTCCGCCCTGATCTCCCGCCACGGACGGCCCTCGCCCTGTTCCATCTGCCGAACACCGTCGGTCAGCTGATCGTTCTCCAGAAGCTCTCGGTCCTGCAGGCGCTGCCAGACCGCCTCGACCAGATTCCGGGTGCGGCCGGCCCGGCGTAGATCCTGGACGAGTGTTGCCACGGTATACAGACGCTCGGCTTCAAGCATCAGGCGGGGTCTTCCCCTGACCGGAACGAGCAGCCCTTCCTTGGCCCACGCGCGAACCGTCTTCTCGTCCACACCGAGAATCTTCGACGCGATCGTCGCCCGCACCGGCTCGGCGTGAGCGAGCAGATCCTGGACGACCTCCCGGACCGTGTCACGGGTACCGGTCTCATGAGTCCTGGCAGCCACCCCGTCCAGCCGTTGTGCCTGCTCGAACAGGACCAGCGCCGCCCGCTCCTCGATCTCTTTCCTACGAGGAGCCTGCGCCGTGCCACCCGTCTCATGATCACTTTTCAGCGGGAGCGTCCGATGCTTTCGCTTCTTAGCCGCTCCCGTCGAAGACTTCCGGGGTCTGACATCAGTCATGAGGCTGGTTCTCCTTCCCCCTTTCATGCTACTCCCTGTTTCAGGCCAAAAATCGGGAGTCAAGCTTTGATCTTTTGGCAAGACGAGTCGCCTGGCTTGACGTGGTGCCGACCAGTGCATCATGTCCGCTTTTTGCGCGACATGGCCTTTTTTCTGTACGTCATAGATCTGTTCCAGTAAGCTCCGTGATCAACCGGTTCCGTGGACGAGGGGTGTCGAGGCGTCCTGCGGGTCACCGGAAGGGGGCGAGGCGAGCCCGTACCGCTGCGCTCACCTCGGACGGTCGTGTGGAGGTGCACTGTGGCGGAGCCTCAAAAGGATCATGCCGAAGACAGCAGTTGGCTGGCGGCATGGCCGGGACTCGATCCCAAGCCGGACGAGATGAAGCACAACCCCACCAAGCTCAAGAACCTCGCGACAGAGCTCCAGACCATGCTGACCCGCCTCCAGGGGGCCGAGACCGGTTCACTCAGTGACGTGACCATGCGTACCACCGTCATGCCGTTGCCCACCGTGACCGAGGACTGGCCGGCGGGCAAGTTCCTCTTCGAGACCCTGGAGAACGGCAACAAGGAGTTCACCAAGGTGTACCAGGAGATCATCGACAAGCTCACGGCCGCCATCGCCCTGGTTCAGGCCGGGGCGGGCACCTATGACGGCGTCGGGCTCGCCAACGGCGGCAAAGAGCAGGTCTAGGCCCGTTGGAGGGGTGCCGACATGGATATTTCCAAAACGACGCATTACATCAAGACCTCCTGCGTCGACTTCACCGTCAGGGGCAAACAGCCTGTGGCCAGGGTCAGGCAGATCGTTGAGGGCCTGGACGGCCATGCGGTCGAGAAGGCGGGAACCGCCTACCTGGACGCGTGCTCCCTGCTGGCCGAGTGCCGGAACGTGATCGAGGACGTCAGTAAGGCCATGGCCGAGTCCTGGGGGGACAAGGCCTCGGTCGAGGCCCAGACCGCGCTGCGGTACATCCACGCGACGGTCCGGGAGCTTTCCGGCAAGGGCAACGAGATGGGACGGCCCCTCGAGTCGCTCGGCAAGGTCATCCACGAGTACAAGAACACCGGCGGCTCCATGTCGTGGGACAACAGCGGTCCGACCTTCGACGACGACAAGCTGGGCTGGGGCCTGTACTCCACCAAGAATCACGGTATGGAGTGGGGAACGGAGAACGGGCTCGCGAAGCAACATCTCGAGGAGCTGACCGCGGAGGTCAAGAAGTGGACCGATCTGCTCCCCGACTCGCTGCGTAAGGAACTGCCCAAGATCGAGCCGCCGACCGCCCCCGACTCCGACTACAAGACGCTGAAATACCCCACCGACGGCGACCCCTACAGCGGAAACAATCCCTACGACGGGAACAACCCCTACGACGGGAACAACCCTTACGACGGCGGGAACAACCCCTACGACGGGAACAACCCTTACGACGGCGGGAACGCGTCCGATCCGAACGGGTCGGGCAACCCATCCGCGGGCGGCTTCCCGACCGGGAACGGAAGCTCGGGTCCCTCCGGACAGGAGTATCCGGACGGGACGCAGGGGTCCAACGGATCGGGTGCGGGCGGCATCGGCTCCAACGGGGGCGTGACCGATCCCTCCAAGGGCTTGACGGATCCCTCCAAGGGCTTGACCGACCCCACCGCGGGCATGACGGACCCCACGAAGGGCCTGACCGACCCGGCTGGGGGCGTGAACGACCTCGGCAAGGGGCTCGGCGCCAACGACCCGCGGTCCACCGACCTCGCCGGGTTCGACAAGCCCACCCTGCCGGACAGCACGGCCAACCCGTATCAGAACGCCTCCACATCGAACCCCTACAACGCTTCCACCACCACCACGACGCCGTCCACGAGTTCCCCCACCACCTCGGGCAGCGGAACCAGCAGTGGAATCGGCGGCAGCGGCGGGCTGGTCAACCCCGCCGCCGCGCGAGCCGGGAGTGTGAACGGCATGAACGGCATGCCGATGATGCCCATGGGCGGAATGGGCGGCGGTGCGGGCCAGGAAGGGCAACCGAGAGAGACCCAGACCTGGCTGCACCAGGACGACGACGTGTGGTCCAGTGACGAGACAGGCGTCGTCAGCGACAAGATCGGATAGCACGCGCCGCCGCGCCGGTCGCGTACCTCCGGGGCGCCGGAGGTACGCTTCACGGTCCGGTCGTCGAGCGAGGGCTCATGAGGGGGCGTCAGGCGTCGAACCCTCATCCGCTCGAGCGGGATCGGCCCCGGCCCCGGCGCCGACGGCGGTTCCGGCCGGAACGGCGGCCGGCTGTTCCGAGATGGCGAGACGGTCGCGCCGCGGCCCGGCGAACCGCCGCATGATCGGGCGCTCGACCAGGGTGAACAGCATCCAGGAGAGCGCGAGCGTGAGGGCGAACAGCAGGACGACCACGCCCAGCGCGACCGGTGTCGACAGGCCTTGGCTCCCGCCCAGCCACTGGCGGCCGTACGTCAGCACCAACTGGTGCCACAGGTAGAGGGCGAAGGAGATCTCGCCGAGCCGGACCGCGACGCGTCCGGCCAAGCTGGTCGGCGGGTGGGGCCGGGCGGCGGCCGCCCCCGCCGCGATGACGAGGCCCAACGGCACCACCATGACGGCCGTCAGGGTGTAGACCCATGGGAACAGCGGCGCGAGCGCGTACGCCGCCACGGCCAGCGCGACCGAACCGCCGAGGTCCAGCGGCAGCCGCCGGCGGGTCATGACGATCCGCGCCAGAATCATCCCGAAGACGAAATCCAGCATCCGCACCGGCGGGAACTGGTAGATGAACCAGAAGTCGTAGGACGAGTTGGTCCCCATCGGAAGGAACGGCTCCCGCGGTAGCAGGCTCGACACCGCCGGGACAAGGAAGATCACAACGGCCACACCGGCCGCCCATGCCCACAGCCGGTCGGGCCGGATCGCGCGGATCGGCCGGATCAGCAGGGGGAACGCGAGATAGAACAGCATCTCGCAGGAGAGCGACCACGCGACGCCGTTGAGGCTGGCCCGGATCTCGAGCTGGGGGAACCACGACTGCACCAGGAGCAGGTTGAGCAGCGCGTGCCCGCCGTCGACATGGACCCCCGCCGCCCAGGTCAGCAGCACGAAGGCGACGACCAGGGTGACCAGGTGATTGGGGTAGATCTTGAAGAAGCGCCGCCGCCAGAACCGGCGGGCCGGGCGCCCCGGGCGGTCCGACCAGGTGAGGACGAAGCCGCTGAGCACGAAGAAGAAACCGACACCCGTCCAGCCGGCCTGGGTGAAGACGGAAAGGAGGGTCTGCTGAGCGCCCTGGTCCGCGAAGAACTGCTGCATGGCGACGTGGAAGACGAAGACCATTGCCGCAGCGACGAAGCGCATCGTGGTCAGTGTCGGCAATTGTCGCGGTAGGGGGGGTAGGGAAGGCGGCGCTCCGGGAGGCTCATCGAAGGTTTTGGCCCTTACGATCATCAGAAGGCTCCTTACTTCATCCTGATCGTTATCGGAATCGTTCGGCCGACGGTCTCGCGGCCATTCTTCGGTGCTTCCGGAATCGCGTCCGCCGGTTTGACGCCCTTAGGGTGTCGTCCCTCGGCTCTGACGGCATCTTGTCAAGTGCTGAATTCACCGCCAGTTGGGAGCATGGCAATGCGGGAGATGCGCCGAGGCCGGTCGGCGGCGACCATACGGCGCGAGCGAATCAGCCGTGAAGGACATGTTCCGCACCGCTCTTCCTGCCGGCTTTCAGCACGATGCCGCAGCGGCCGTGCCAGGCGTGCGAGGTCCCCGTGCGGCGGGCGACATGCCGCCCGCCGCACTACCGCGTACGACCGGGCGAGCGACCGGTGTGTCCTCGGCCTCGGCCTGCTCGCCATGGGTGGTGTGCGGTGGGGTTCAGGAACGGCTTGCGGCGGCCCAGTGCTCGTCGACGAAGCGGCGGATCTCCCGGGCGTGGTCGCGGTCTTCGGGGGCTTGTCCGAGGAACACGCCGTGGCCGGCGGCTTCGAAGACGTGCAGTTCGGCGGGTACGTCCGCGGCGCGCAGGGCTCGGTGCATGCGGATGGTGTCCGACAGCAGCAGGTCGCGGGTGCCGGACAGCAGGATGGTGGGCGGGAATCCCTTGGTCAGGTCGCCGAACACCGGCGACAGGTACGGGTCGCGCAGGTCGTGACCGTCGGCGTAGAGCAGGATGGCCGGCATCAGACTCGCGGTGAGCACGATGTCGAGGCCGAGGTTGGTCTGCCAGGTGTCGCCTGACATGGTCAGGTCGGTGGCCGGGGTGCTGAGCATCGCCGCGGCCGGGAGCGGCAGACCCTCGTCACGGGCCCGCAGGATCAGCGCGGCGGCCAGGTTGCCGCCGGACGACACGCCGCCGATGATGATCTCCTCGGGGCGGTGCTCCTGCAGCAGTGCCCGGTAGGCGGCCAGACAGTCGTCCAAAGCCACGGGGAAGCGGTGGTCGGGCGGCATGCGGTAGTCGACCGACCACACTCGGGCCCCCACCAGGGCGGCGGTGGCGGCGGCGACGGCTCGGCACATCTGCCCGCCGCCCAGGGTCCAGGAACCGCCGTGGATGTCGAGATACACGCGCCGGTCGTCGGATGAGACGCCTTCCGGGGTGACCTTGTAGACCGGGAAACCGCCGAGGTCGATCTCCTCGACGCCGTCCCCGCCGGAGGTCAACGCTTCGCCGAA from Streptosporangium sp. NBC_01756 includes the following:
- a CDS encoding CopG family transcriptional regulator, whose translation is MAETRLRLPDETYEQIKQIAGGDAQSVNSAMVVAIEEYIARRRRERYQAMGRKVAERDRELLERLAR
- a CDS encoding helix-turn-helix domain-containing protein, which produces MSGQGSWRELRDRRMAEPGAAEAYEATRIAYELGKTVRAMREGRGWSQNDLARAAGMTQSAVARFEAGGTIPTLPVLERLARALDADVEVRLTPRAPAA
- a CDS encoding MerR family transcriptional regulator, which translates into the protein MMHWSAPRQARRLVLPKDQSLTPDFWPETGSSMKGGRRTSLMTDVRPRKSSTGAAKKRKHRTLPLKSDHETGGTAQAPRRKEIEERAALVLFEQAQRLDGVAARTHETGTRDTVREVVQDLLAHAEPVRATIASKILGVDEKTVRAWAKEGLLVPVRGRPRLMLEAERLYTVATLVQDLRRAGRTRNLVEAVWQRLQDRELLENDQLTDGVRQMEQGEGRPWREIRAEWSSKNSELTAGED
- a CDS encoding alpha/beta hydrolase produces the protein MADDARPTFHLPARDIAVPTSVSPEAQAVLARGIVGPPYQWPPAAPLPAIDDVDGWREMIAAQQKAMLELFGEALTSGGDGVEEIDLGGFPVYKVTPEGVSSDDRRVYLDIHGGSWTLGGGQMCRAVAAATAALVGARVWSVDYRMPPDHRFPVALDDCLAAYRALLQEHRPEEIIIGGVSSGGNLAAALILRARDEGLPLPAAAMLSTPATDLTMSGDTWQTNLGLDIVLTASLMPAILLYADGHDLRDPYLSPVFGDLTKGFPPTILLSGTRDLLLSDTIRMHRALRAADVPAELHVFEAAGHGVFLGQAPEDRDHAREIRRFVDEHWAAASRS
- a CDS encoding acyltransferase family protein; the encoded protein is MRFVAAAMVFVFHVAMQQFFADQGAQQTLLSVFTQAGWTGVGFFFVLSGFVLTWSDRPGRPARRFWRRRFFKIYPNHLVTLVVAFVLLTWAAGVHVDGGHALLNLLLVQSWFPQLEIRASLNGVAWSLSCEMLFYLAFPLLIRPIRAIRPDRLWAWAAGVAVVIFLVPAVSSLLPREPFLPMGTNSSYDFWFIYQFPPVRMLDFVFGMILARIVMTRRRLPLDLGGSVALAVAAYALAPLFPWVYTLTAVMVVPLGLVIAAGAAAARPHPPTSLAGRVAVRLGEISFALYLWHQLVLTYGRQWLGGSQGLSTPVALGVVVLLFALTLALSWMLFTLVERPIMRRFAGPRRDRLAISEQPAAVPAGTAVGAGAGADPARADEGSTPDAPS
- a CDS encoding type II toxin-antitoxin system RelE/ParE family toxin; protein product: MSWGTVELEPEVRKWLEDLPAASFARVAFYVDLLAAEGPLLGEPYTKQLDGKLRELRFHLDEFAVRITYWIATGRRIVLLTVFHKTRTRDDLEVERARRAMRRCAELAHTVDEGEEAV